The Arachis ipaensis cultivar K30076 chromosome B07, Araip1.1, whole genome shotgun sequence genome includes a window with the following:
- the LOC107606356 gene encoding ER membrane protein complex subunit 3, with product MAEDLVLDTAIRDWVLIPLSVVMVLIGVLRYFVSKLMRSSQTPDVKIVKEGQVMLRARNLRAGANFIPAKAFRARKIYFCNEENGLLFVPKGQAQNPQAQMFSDPNMAMDMMKKNLSMIIPQTLTFAWVNFFFSGFVAAKIPFPLTQRFRSMLQNGIDLSTVDVSYVSSRSWYFLNLFGLRGLFSLILGEENAVDDTQRMMQMGGFGMDPSKGLSAEKDNLDITQHDWALPNFEQRAEAVLRKFVN from the exons ATGGCGGAAGATCTGGTTCTAGATACTGCAATCAGAGACTGGGTGCTGATCCCTCTCTCTGTGGTTATGGTTCTAATTGGTGTGCTACGGTATTTTGTCTCTAAGCTTATGCGTTCTTCCCAAACCCCTGATGTCAAAATTGTCAAAGAAGG GCAAGTGATGCTTAGAGCTCGGAACCTGCGTGCCGGAGCGAATTTTATTCCAGCTAAAGCTTTCCGTGCTCGCAAGATTTACTTTTGTAACGAG GAAAATGGGCTGTTGTTTGTTCCAAAGGGACAAGCGCAGAATCCGCAAGCTCAGATGTTCTCCGATCCAAACATGGCCATGGATATGATGAAGAAAAACCTTTCTATGATCATTCCTCAG ACTCTTACCTTTGCTTGGGTGAACTTTTTCTTTTCTGGTTTTGTAGCAG CCAAGATACCCTTTCCGTTGACACAGAGATTTAGGTCGATGTTACAGAATGGAATAGACCTAAGCACAGTAGATGTTAGCTATGTTAGCAGCCGCTCCTG GTACTTCCTCAATTTGTTTGGATTACGAGGATTGTTTAGTCTCATCTTGGGGGAGGAAAATG CTGTGGATGATACACAACGTATGATGCAAATGGGTGGATTTGGAATGGACCCTTCGAAG GGCTTGAGTGCTGAGAAAGACAATCTTGACATAACACAACATGATTGGGCCTTACCAAATTTCGAGCAACGCGCTGAAGCTGTGTTAAGGAAATTTGTCAATTGA